Genomic window (Paenibacillus sp. 37):
CACCTGTTACAACATCTGAATATACGATCAATTATGAAGGGCTTACCATTGATTTTACCAAGCGTGAAGTGCACATCAGCGGGCAGGCCATTGAATTGACCGTTACAGAGTTTGAGATGTTGTATTTGCTGGCAAGTCACCCGGGCCAGGTGTTCTCCCGTAACCAGATGTTAAGCAAGATTTGGGATTTTAGCTATGAGGGAGATACAACAACGGTGACTGTACATGTTCGGAGATTACGAGAGAAGATCGAACAGAATCCTTCTGATCCAAAATATATTAAAACAGTTTGGGGTATAGGCTACAAGTTTGCGGGTGGCAGTTCATGAAACTTCGCACATACTTGGTGTTGTCCAGTCTCACAGGCATTGGCGTATTATTAATTTGTTTGTTCATCAGTTATTCCAAAATGCTGCTTACGATCGAACAATTGTATTGGTTATCGGCTATAACGGCAGGGGTAGGCTTACTTTCATTTATTCTTCAATATTTGCTGACCAAGCCATTAGAGAAATCAATTGCGCGAATTACACAGCAGACGATCCGAATTGCCGAAGGGGATTTCCATACGGAAGTCCCTCTCATCGGTACGCAGGAATTTAAGCTCCTGGCACAGCAATTTAATGAAATGAGTTCCAAGCTGAAGGAAAGCTTTGATCATCTGCATCACTCAGAAACCGCGAGACGAGAGTTGATCGCCAATGTTTCCCATGATTTACGGACTCCCTTGGCATCCATTCAGTCATTCGTCGAAGCGTTGGAGGATGATGTCATTAAGGATAAAGAAACCTTTCAGCGTTACCTGAACACGATACGACTTGAGACGAAGCGTTTGGGAGGGCTTATTCAAGATTTGTTCGAATTATCCAGCCTGGAAGCGCAAGGGGAGGTATTTGTGCCTCAGCCTTGTCACGTCGATGAGTTGCTGCTCAGTACGTTGGAGAGTTTTTCGTTTCATCTCGCCGAGAAAACGCTGAACGTTGAAATCGATTTGCCCGATAAATTACCAGCCGCGGTCATGATGCCTGCACAAATGAAGCGGGTCCTTTCCAATTTGCTGCAAAATGCCATTCAATACTCTCCTATTGAAGGAAAAATTATTCTGGCTGCCGAAGAGAAGGGGCCGTTTATACGAATTTCAGTTACAGATGAAGGGGAAGGCATTGAAGCGGAGGAAACTTCGCGTATATTTGAACGTTTTTATCGAATTGACAAATCACGTAGTAAGAGCAATGGGGGGGCCGGGCTTGGCCTTGCTATCGCTCAATCGATTGTGGAACTCCATGGTGGCGAGATTGGGGTTCAGAGTACAAAAGGAGAAGGAAGCTGCTTCTGGTTCACGCTTCCGATCTACGTCAGTCGTTAACCTTGGTTAATCAAACGTAGTATTTATTCAGGTGGTGAATGACTTGACCAGTGATTTGGTTTTTCTTTTCGGCGTTTTTGGTGCAGGATTGTTATCGTTTTTTGCGCCATGTATTCTGCCGCTGATCCCGGTATATGTGTCTTATCTATCCGGAAGTATGGTCAACGGTACGAATCAGCAGCAGCCTGACACCAACTCGGTTCGGTTGAGGTCCACACTTGTTTTGCGGACATTTTTATTTGTTCTTGGGTTGTCCCTGGTATTTGTTTTACTCGGTTTTGGTTCCGGCATCGTTGGTAATTTGATCTCAAGTCCTGTGTTTATTGCCATCTGCGGAGCCATCGTGGTGCTTTTTGGGATTTATCAAACCGGGTTGATCCGACTATCCTGGCTGGAACGGGAGAGAAAGCTGTCAAACGATCAAGCCAAACGGGGAGGGTATGTCGGAGCGTTCCTGTTGGGTCTGACGTTTAGTTTTGGCTGGACGCCTTGTATCGGGCCTGTTCTGGCTGCCATTCTTGGTATCGCCGCAGGAGAAGGCTCTCCACTGTATGGCGGGTTTCTCATGTTCCTGTATACCCTTGGATTAGCGATTCCTTTCCTGATTCTGTCCGTTTTTTCGGAATATGTTATGAAGCGGATACGTGGTTTATACAGATATATGGGTGTCATCAAAATAACTTCCGGCTGTATTCTTATTGTCATGGGACTACTGTTAATGACAGACCGACTAAACAACTTGGTGACCTGGTTTCAATAATCATTGGAGGAATTTGGTATGAAGACGGCACGGAAATGGATGTTATCTGTAATCGTATTTGCTGGAGTCCTGTTGATCTTGAGCGCATGTGGATCACAGCAAACTGAATCAAAACAAACGGGGTCATCATCAACCCTGGCATCAACATCCGATATGAGTTCGTCAATCATGATGAACAAGGGAGAGACGGCTCCTGAATTTTCATTGCTTGATCTGAAAGGAAACACGGTTGGACTTTCTG
Coding sequences:
- a CDS encoding sensor histidine kinase; the encoded protein is MKLRTYLVLSSLTGIGVLLICLFISYSKMLLTIEQLYWLSAITAGVGLLSFILQYLLTKPLEKSIARITQQTIRIAEGDFHTEVPLIGTQEFKLLAQQFNEMSSKLKESFDHLHHSETARRELIANVSHDLRTPLASIQSFVEALEDDVIKDKETFQRYLNTIRLETKRLGGLIQDLFELSSLEAQGEVFVPQPCHVDELLLSTLESFSFHLAEKTLNVEIDLPDKLPAAVMMPAQMKRVLSNLLQNAIQYSPIEGKIILAAEEKGPFIRISVTDEGEGIEAEETSRIFERFYRIDKSRSKSNGGAGLGLAIAQSIVELHGGEIGVQSTKGEGSCFWFTLPIYVSR
- a CDS encoding cytochrome c biogenesis CcdA family protein; protein product: MNDLTSDLVFLFGVFGAGLLSFFAPCILPLIPVYVSYLSGSMVNGTNQQQPDTNSVRLRSTLVLRTFLFVLGLSLVFVLLGFGSGIVGNLISSPVFIAICGAIVVLFGIYQTGLIRLSWLERERKLSNDQAKRGGYVGAFLLGLTFSFGWTPCIGPVLAAILGIAAGEGSPLYGGFLMFLYTLGLAIPFLILSVFSEYVMKRIRGLYRYMGVIKITSGCILIVMGLLLMTDRLNNLVTWFQ